The Methanolobus sp. WCC4 genome includes the window TCCAGCCTTTCCCCTTCAAGATCGCGTATCTTTTCCGCTTTTTTGCGCTCACTGATGTCCCTGGCAACGGATAGGATGGTTTTTTTCCCATCATATATCATGAATCGTGCGCTGACTTCCAGCGGTATCTTCCTGCCGTCCCTATGTATCGCCTCGGCCTCATATATCGCTCTTCCATCTGTTTCAATATCCCTCATTAACTTCGAAACACGGCGTACATCTTTTGAGGGTACTATATCAGAAGGACACGTATTCAACATCTCAGACCTGCTATATCCCAATGCATCAACGACAGCCTGATTCACAGCAATTAATCTGCCAGTGAGGGAACTGATGTAGATCTGGTCATTTATATTATTGAGGACAACCTTGAGCTTTTGCTCTGATTCAATGGCATCATCCAATACCCTCTTGTTGTTTATCGCGATAGCCGCAAGATTGGCGTTCGCTTTAAGGATATCTATCTCTTCTTTTGTAGGATTATGTGGCTCAGGGAAGTACATTCCAAATGTCCCAAAGACCTCATTATTCGAACTTATTATAGGCTCACAACAACTAGCCCTCAGGCCCGCCTTAGACGCCAGTTCCTTTAGATCATCCCAGTAAGGATGCTCCATTATGTCCTCTACAACAACTCTTTTCCCTGTATGAACAGCTGTTGAGCAGGAGCCAATGCCTTCGCCTATAGGTAGTCCTTCAATAGCTTTTTTGTAGAAATGAGGAAGATGAGAAGAAATAGCATGAACCAGATGCTTCTTTTCCTTGTCCAGTAACATGACAAAACTTATTGCTTCCGGCACAATTCTTTCTGTCGATCTCACCAGACGCATAAGAACATCATCCAGAGTTGCACCTGATGCCAGGGCTTCAAGAACCTGATTGCGGCAATCAATAATTGTTTCTGAAAGCTTTCGCTGGCTTATATCAAGAACGATTCCTTCATATAACCGGATATTCCCTTCCTCATCCCTTCGGACTATTGTCCTGTCATCAATGAACCTGACCTCACCTGATGCTGTCAGTATCCTGTACTCCTGGATGAAATTATCGACACCTGTTTCAGAGTATTCTGCAACTTCTCTGCGTACATTCTCAATGTCATCAGGATGGATGATATCGTCATACTTTAATCTGCCCGATAGGAAATCTTCGGGCGAATATCCAAACTGTCTGATATTCTCTGATACAAATTCTACTGGCCACCCTTCTTCCGGCTTCCATATGAAAATAGTTACAGGGCTGTCATTGATTACTTTTACAATTTCCGAATTTATATCGAGTTGTGTCATGTAGTACCATCATATAACTGGATCAAGTAAATGCTCGGAATACACTTTAAGGATATATCGATTACTTGATATTTAATATATTATATGGTCAGGAGGATACCTTCTACTCAAAATTGAATAAAGTGAATTGTGAGCCTATTTGACGATCCCATCCACCTTTTCACGTAACAGAACAACATTTTCTGGCATGACCCTGTTCTTGGATTTTTTGTCCTGCTTCTTGAAGATGAGATACCTGTCATAGGATATCAGGTTCATCTGGTTGCCACATTTATAGCTCTGGGAAATATCTACTTGCATCAAGAAAATAGATGCAAATAGAATATTTCCAGCTTATTAGATATAAACAAAAAGTATACAGGCCTCATGCTGTCATGAAACCTATACTGTAGTATTCTCCTTTATATTGTACCGCATAGATACCAGTAAGGAATTCTGTTGTGCGTTCCCATTCATCATAATCTGCTTGTACTATCTCCCCCGTTTCGATCGCTTCTTTTAATGCAGGATACTTGTTCATTTCCTCTTCCGTAATGACAATGAACTCATCAGGTTCCTCATACAAAGAGTCTGCATCAATGTATTTAGCGTTGATATGGGATTGCATGCTCATTAAAAAGAACGAGCCAGAAATAACTATTAGTGCTGCAAGGGAGATTGCAAGTGTCCTTGATACGAATCTCCATGACATGTTCCTGAAAAATATTATTGCTATGCTGAACAGGAATAAAAAAACCAGGATCGTCACGTAAAATGAATCAGGTGGATGTATTCCTTCAAGGATGTACCCACTCAGGAAAAAGGTGACAATCCCTATCATGAAGAACAGCAGGTCCTTTTTCCCTTTTTCCGGGTTCTCAATTGCTTTTTTTCCAACTGCGACCAAGAAAACAATTGATACGATGAATACCAGTATTGCCAGGAAAACCCCACTTTGAGCAATCAGTTCTTCATAACGATTTTCTCTTCCGGGCATTTCATCCCGTGTCCAATGTTCTATATCGAAAGCACCACTACCATAGACAATGAACTGTTCAGGACCGTCCTCACCACCAAAAACGATGAACCATGTATTGTCGAGGATCTCCGCCTTTTCCATATCTCCTATCCAGATCCCATAATGATCCGCATATTGTGTTGCAAGAAGAATTGCTTCTTCTCTGGTGGTTATGGGACCTTCAGGCAGCTCTTCTGTATCCTGTACTTTTTCGTCTCCCTGTACTTTAGCGATCTCTTCAACGATGCTACCCTTATCTGAAACAGGGTGTTTTCTCGGCTCCCCAACTGTAACCCTGAATGTGTTTGTATCAAGGTCTTCATCTTTTAGCATCAAAATGACAGTCTCATCAGCAGTAAATCGGACCTCATCCTCCATCTCCACATTTGTTCCTATAAATGTCTGAATCCTTATCGTATCAGTTTGCAGCGGATGCATCAGCCATTCGTGTACTTCCACAGTTACCACAGAGTGATCATAGAGTACTTCGATATCAGTTACCGTTCCGACAACAATTCTATCCGAATGTTCTACCTGGTAAGGTATTTCACCGGATTCAGCGATCAGCGCAGCATTTGCTGTAGGCGCAACCAAAACTAAAGCAAAAAATAGATTTGTCAGCAGCAAAAGAATTTGTAGGGATATTTTGATTTTGGGAACCTTATGCTTCTGTATTTTCATATTATCCCCTCAGGTTCATGACACTTGATGCTTTCAGGCATTTTCCTGTAACTCCGGCCTTTTTCCCATCTATGTCAATTCCCCTGATCTTCAGCCTGTCGTCTTTCATCACGCTGCAGATTCCCGGATATATGACCGTGACTTCTTTTCCTTCATGTTCTGCCAAAAATACACTTTCATATTTACTTCCCAGTTCCCCCAGAACAACAATGATCGGAATTCCAACAAAAAAAGTGGGTACTTTGTAGATGCTTGAATTTGTGAGTACACAGACTTCAAGCTCTTCGAAAGCCTGCTCTTCTGTTTTTGCGTTCCCTGAAAGAAGTCTGCTGAAAATTAGCAGCGAGATGATCATCAAAGCAGCAATTATGCCCCATAGCAACTGGCCGACAAAAAGAGCAAATACTAAAGAAGTGAATGTCAGGATAGCTGCGATAATTGTTTTATATTCATTGGTCATGGTCAAAGTGATCCCCAATGGAATACTGATTATAAATTATATAACCATATCTAAAATTTAAGACATTATATGTTGTTTTGTTTAGTATGTGTTGCTAGCGGCAATTCTTTGAATTACAAGCCCAATTTACCGGTAGGCCAGGTGTCTGTAATATTACATTTGAGTTACGATCCTGGTTGTAATTAATCCTCAAACGTTTTTTTAAATATAATATTATAAACACATTTAATAAGCATGAATGCATATTAGGTGCCGTAGGTTTTGGACGGAAAATAAGAACCGAGAGATTTAAAATAAATATTTCTTTGACTGTATTTTGAGGGACTGTTTAGTATACGTTAGAGATGTTCGAATAGACATTATTAGTGATAATCATGACTTTTTCACGGAGCTGTAATTAAATGGGTGAAGAACAGGCTTATGATGCAAGCAACATTCAGGTACTTGAAGGGCTGGAAGCCGTTCGCAAACGTCCGAGCATGTATATCGGAAGTATCGACGGCAGAGGTCTGCACCACCTCGTCTATGAAGTGGTGGACAACAGTATCGACGAGGCACTGGCCGGATATTGTACGAAGATCGATGTATCCATAAACCATGACGGTACGATCACGGTGGTGGATAACGGAAGAGGTATCCCTGTGGGAACACATCCCAAGTACAACAAGTCTGCACTTGAGGTAGTAATGACCATCCTCCACGCAGGAGGCAAGTTCAACAAGGACACCTACAAGGTGTCAGGTGGTCTGCATGGTGTCGGTGTATCCGTTGTCAATGCACTTTCCGAGTGGATGGAAGCCGAGGTCCAGCGTGACGGTAAGGTATACTACCAGCGCTATGAGCGTGGAACACCTACAGATGAGTTGCTTGAGATAGGTGATACCGATACCACAGGTACGAAGATCACATTCAAACCTGATGAAAAGATATTCGAAACGATAAAGTTCGTTTACGAGACCCTTGCAACAAGGCTCAGGGAACTTGCTTTCCTCAACAGGGGAATAAAGATAAGCATATCCGATGACCGTGGAGAAGAGCCGGTGGAGGATGTTTTCGAATACGAGGGCGGTATCGTTTCCTTCGTAGAGCACCTGAACCACAGCAAGAACGCATTGCATGACTCGCCAATATACTTCGAAAGGACAAAGGACGACACCATCGTCGAGATATCAATGCAGTACACGGACAGCTATGCTGATTCCGTATTCTCTTTTGTCAATAATATAAACACCCACGAAGGTGGTACTCACCTCGTTGGGTTCAAGGCCGCACTTACAAGAGTGGCTAATGATTACATTAAAAAGAACAAGCTCTCAAAGACCGACACCAAGCTCTCAGGTGAGGATATCCGCGAAGGACTCACAGCGATCATCAGTGTCAAGATTACAGAGCCGCAGTTCGAGGGTCAGACCAAGACTAAGCTTGGTAACAGCGAGGTAAAGGGTATCGTGGAATCCATGGTATCGGAAGGTCTTTCCGAGTACATGGAAGAGAACCCAAAGGTTGCCACCGCCATCTTACAGAAAGCTCTTGATGCACAGCGTGCAAGGGAAGCTGCGAAGAAGGCAAGGGAACTTACACGCAGAAAGAGTGCGCTTGACGTGAGCACACTTCCCGGAAAACTGGCCGACTGTTCAGAAAAGGACCCTTCAGTAAGTGAACTCTATCTTGTGGAGGGAGACTCAGCAGGCGGTTCTGCAAAGCAGGGAAGGGACCGTAAGTATCAGGCGATTCTGCCACTCAGGGGTAAGATCCTCAACGTTGAGAAATCCCGTCTGGCGAAGATCCTCAAGAACAATGAGATCCTTGCTTTCATCACAGCCATGGGAACAGGTATCGGTGACGAGTATGATATCGAGAAGGCACGTTACCACAAGGTCATAATCATGACCGATGCCGATGTTGACGGAGCACACATCAGAACACTTATACTTACACTATTCTTCAGGTACATGAAACCCATGATAGATGCCGGTTATGTGTACATAGCTCAGCCTCCGCTCTACAAGGTGAAAAAGGGTAAGGCAGAACACTATGTCTATTCCGACCGTGAACTTGCAGCGAAGCTGGAGGAGATCGGCGATAAAGGCGTGGGCATACAGCGTTACAAGGGTCTTGGTGAGATGAACCCTGAGCAGCTCTGGGAAACCACCATGAACCCGGAGACAAGGACACTGCTTCAGGTGACAATGGAAGATGCAGTTGCAGCGGATGAGATGTTCACCATACTCATGGGAGATGACGTGGCCCCACGTAAGCAGTTCATTACAACACACGCAAAGGATGTGGCGAATCTTGATGTCTGAGGTACGTCGGAGGTGAGGAAAAATGGCAGATAATATTGATAATGATAAAGTTCAGGGCAATGACCCGAACACACCGGAAGATGAGCTTCCTTTTGACATCCAGCCAACTGACACCGGCGAGAAGATCATACCGATCCTCATAGAGGACGAGATGAAGAACTCGTTCATGGACTATGCCATGAGTGTTATCGTCAGTCGTGCATTACCCGATGCCAAGGACGGTCTGAAACCGGTTCACCGCAGAATACTCTATGCAATGAAGGAAGGTGGGATCACCTATGACAAGGCTTACAAGAAGTCTGCCCGTGTAGTGGGAGACGTTCTCGGTAAGTACCACCCTCATGGTGATACTGCAGTATACGATTCCCTTGTCAGGATGGTACAGGACTTCTCACTGAGATATCCTTTCATAGACGGACAGGGTAACTTCGGTTCAATTGATGGTGATTCCGCAGCAGCCATGCGTTACACTGAGGTTCGTATGGACAGGATATGTGATGAGATGCTCCTTGATATCGATAAGGACACCATCGCAATGCGTCCGAACTACGACGGTTCACTTGAAGAGCCTGTAGTGCTTCCGGCAAAGCTTCCTAACCTGCTTATCAACGGCTCTACAGGTATCGCTGTGGGTATGGCCACCAATATGGCACCTCACAACCTTACAGAGGTCATCGATGCGACCAGAATGCTCATCGACAACCCAGATGTCACGATACCTGAACTTATGACAGCCATCAAGGGACCTGATTTTCCTACCGGTGGTGTGATACTCGGTAAACAGGGTATCAGATCTGCCTATGAGACAGGTCGTGGCAGGGTCAAGATAAGGGCTGTAGCCGAGATAGAGGAGATGAAGAAGGACAAGTACCGGATCATTGTCACAGAACTACCTTATCAGGTCAACAAATCAAAGCTCATCGAGGATATCGCGGCCCTTGTCAGGGAAAAGAAGATAACAGGAGTATCCGACCTGCGTGATGAATCCGATCGTGAGGGCATACGTGTTGTCGTGGAACTTACCCGCGGGACCAATGCGAATGTGGTCCTCAACCAGCTCTACAAGCACACACAGATGCAGACAACTTTCGGTATCATCAACCTTGCACTTGTGGACGATGTCCCAAGGGAACTTAACCTGAAAGAGATACTTCGCATCTATCTGGAACACCGTATCGATGTGATCCAGAGGCGTACACAGTTCCTTTTGAAGAAGGCAGAGGACAGGGCCCACATACTCAAAGGACTGAAGATCGCACTTGACCACCTGGATGAAGTGATCTCCCTGATCCGCTCTTCCAAGACAGTAGAGGATGCAAGGGAAGGACTTATCTCCAAATTCGGACTCGACGAGATACAGGCAAAGGCAATCCTCGATATGCGCCTGCAGAAGCTCACCGGTCTTGAAAGACAGAAGATCGATGACGAGTTCGATGAACTGCTCAAGCAGATCGCAGAATACAAGTCCATCATCGAGAGCGATGAGAAGAAATATGGTATCATCCGGGATGAACTCTCAGACCTGAGAGAGAGTTTCGGTGACGAACGAAGAACCGCTATCAAGTCATCTGTAGAGGAACTTGAGACAGAGGACCTTATTCCTGAAGAGGATATGGTGGTAACGATCACCAACAGCGGTTACATCAAGAGACTTCCTGTTGATACATATTCCAAGCAACACAGGGGAGGAAAGGGTGTGATCGGAATGGACACCAAGGAAGAGGATTTCGTGGTGGATATCTTCGTTGCCTCTACCCATAATTATATTATGTTCTTCACCAACATGGGTCGTGTACACTGGCGTAAGGTATATGAGATACCCGAAGGCAGCAGACAGGCACGTGGCAAAGCGATCGTGAACCTGCTTGAACTGGGAGAGGATGAGCTTGTCACCGCAATGATACCTGTGAGTGAGTTCAAGGAAGACCAGTATCTCTTCATGGCAACTTCCACAGGTACGATCAAGAAGACACAACTCTCTGATTTCAGTAACCCACGCAGGAAAGGAATAATCGCCATAAACCTTGTTGAAGATGATGAACTCGTGAATGTCGCACTGACAGACGGTTCCAGGGACATGGTAATGGTCTCAAGACACGGAAAGGCGATACGCTTCAATGAAGAAGAAGTACGTGTGATGGGACGCAGTGCCAAGGGTGTCCGTGGAATGAACCTCGAAGAGGGAGACCTTGTGGTAAGCCTTGATGTTGTGGACGAGACCGCTTCACTTCTTACGGTGACCGAGAATGGTTTTGGTAAGAGGACCGAGTTCACGGAATACAGGTCGATGCACAGGGGCGGACGTGGTGTTATAACCATAGTCACAAGCCTGCGTAACGGACCGGTCATCAACGTAAAGGCAGTACACGAGGATGATGACGTCATGCTGACCAGTTCCGAAGGCATCATAATCCGTATTCCGGTAAAGGATGTCCGTATCCAGGGCAGGAACACGCAGGGTGTGAAGATAATGGATGTCCGCGCCAGCGATAAGGTCGTTGGAGTGGCAAGAATAAAGGCTGAGGAAAAGTGATGTTAATGCTTTTAAGCATTAACTTTATTTAGTTAACTGAGTAGCTAGGCATTAAATTCGTATAACAGATTCAGGATGATATTATGGAACTTGAGAAATTAAGACATGGTACCGAGCTTATCAAGCGCGGCTTTGCAAAGATGCAGAAAGGCGGCGTTATTATGGATGTCGTGAACGCCGAGCAGGCAAAGATCGCAGAAGAAGCAGGCGCTGTTGCTGTAATGGCACTTCAGGCTGTACCTGCTGATATCAGGAAGGAAGGCGGAGTTGCCAGGATGGCAGACCCGCAGATCGTCTCAGAGATCATTGATGCTGTGACCATCCCTGTTATGGGAAAGGCACGTATCGGTCACTTCGTGGAAGCTGAGATCCTTGAAGCTCTTGGTGTTGACATGGTTGACGAGTCCGAAGTACTCACACCAGCAGACAACAAGTACCACATCGACAAGACAGAGTTCACCGTTCCTTTCGTATGTGGTGCAAGGAACCTTGGTGAAGCACTCCGCAGGATTAACGAAGGTGCTGCTATGATCCGTACAAAGGGCGAGGCAGGTACCGGAGATGTCAGCGAGGCTGTCAAGCATATGAAACAGATACTGGGAGAGATCCGTGCGCTTAAAGGCATGACAAAGGAAGAGCTCATTGCCGTAGCACGTGAGATCGAAGCACCTATCGAGCTTGTCATGGAAACAGCAGAGATGCAGCGTATCCCTGTAGTTAACTTCGCAGCCGGTGGTGTTGCAACACCTGCAGATGCAGCTCTTATGATGCGCATGGGCGCTGACGGTGTCTTCGTCGGTTCAGGTATCTTCAAGTCAGAGAATCCTGAAATGATGGCAAAGGCTATCGTCGAGGCTGTTAACAACTACGACAACCCTGAAGTGCTTGCAAAAGTATCCAAGGGAATCGGCGCAGGAATGAAAGGTATCAGCGTTGACTCAATCCCTGATGCAGACATTCTGCAGACCCGTGGATGGTAAACCCATCCCAAATTCTTTTTTATTCTAATATTCTAAAATTCTAACATACTAACGTGATATTCATGAGGATCGGTGTTATTGCTATTCAGGGAGACGTCTCCGAACACGTGGAAGCCCTCGAAAGAGCACTTGATGAACGAGGAGAACAAGCCGAGATAGTCACTATCAAACACAGCGGTATCGTCCCCGAATGTGATGCACTGGTACTTCCCGGCGGAGAGAGCACAACCCTTGGAAAACTGCTCATGCGCGAGGGAATTGCCGATGAGATCCGCGATATGAACGCCTCCGGTAAACCCATTATGGGAACCTGTGCCGGTCTCATATTGCTTGCATCTGCAGGCGATGAACAGGTAGCAAAGACCCACCAGCACCTCCTGGGACTCATGGACACACAGGTCAACAGGAACGCATTCGGAAGACAGCGCGATTCCTTTGAGATAGGACTTGAGCTTCCGTTCCTCAATGAACCATACAACGCAGTCTTCATCAGAGCACCCGGAATAATCGATTCCGGGAATGATGTCACAATCCTTGCAAGGATAGATGATATGATCGTGGCTGCCGAACAGGGCAATGTTCTGGCACTGGCCTTCCATCCTGAACTTACATTTGATACCAGGGTTCACCAGTATTTCCTTGACAAACTGTTCTAAGTTGATGCAGGTATTTTCTGCAATGTAGAGATCCTGTTAATTGCAACGTGAAACAGCAATTTTGAATAAACGTATAATTTCAATAGTCTTTAAGATAGTAGCAAAGAAGGAGAGTGCCGCCTGCGGCGGGTAGACACATTGTTCTTTGCTCGCCAATGACCTTTTGTAAAACTATCAGAAACGAAGGTCACAGTTAACAATAGTTTGGATGATAGGAAGTTATGAATAACTAAAACCATCCCATAGGGTCCGGCGAAGCCGGCATGGTCCGAAAAGGTGGATCAAATAATCTGTTGCCTTTAACTCTTTTTCTAAATACCACTATTAAAGAACACGATATTTCCATGAAATTGATAGTCTGCAACCGTGCATGCACAACTAATGATCCATTCAGAGAATGAAAAATGCTCATTGCATCAACATCCCACTCTTCCAACACCTAACGAAAACCTTTAAACTCCATTGGCACCGATTATCATGTGCTTTTAGTTATAATGAGGTGACATCAATGGTAAAATTAAGTGACGAGATGAAAGCAGAATATGCAAAGATGAAGATATTCCCATTCGCAACTGCATCAAAGGATGGCGTTCCAAATGTCATTCCTATTGGAATGTGCTTCCTTCAGGAAGATGCAGAGACGATCTGGATCGTTGACAACTTCTTCAACAAGACAAGGGAGAATCTGGCTGAGAATCCAAAGGGTGCCATCTATGTGTGGGGACCTGATATCCAGGGATGCTTCCAGATAAAAGGTGACATCGAGGTCATAGACAGCGGTGAGGAATACGACACCATGTACAAGATGGTAAAGGCAAGAGGAGAGCACTTCCCTGCAAAGTTCCTGGTAAAAATGAAGATCACTGAAGTCTTCGAGTGCAAAGGCGGACCAGGAGCAGGTGACAAGTTACTTTAAGTAACTTCCATCTCTTTTTTACTTGATCTGTTCTTCTTTTATTGGGAAAAAGGAACATACATTATATTAAAATAAAAAATGTATGTTCTTAACGTTCCAGCTGTTGTGTTATTCCATTGATTCAGCTATCTGTACTATCTCATCTTCTTCAAGGACTCCGGTAATGCTCATGATCACATCCCCGGTTTCCCATTGCAGCATCATGGTACCGCCATACATGGAATAGAGTTCACCTTCTACCCCATTGATGGAAACGGTTTCACTTTCCACCATTGGAGATAGGGAGTTCGAATCATTTTCGCCATCATAGAAACTCTCAGATATCAGAATAAGCAAATCTTCACTTGAATAGAACAACGTGACCGATTCTTTCAGACCGGCTGTCAGTGAGTTGGCACTGTATGTAACATGGTCCAGCTCATACCCTTCCGGCACATAGGATGGAACAAGTATCTCGAATTCAGAAGCATCCTGTGCTTCTTCAAGTGTCATCTCCACAGGAAGCAGATCCTCGAAATCATCGATCTCAATGACCTCTGCACCTTCAGGGATCTCAAACTCGAACTCATCATCAGATATTCCCTTGTTCACTTCAAAGTCCCTGTATTCCACAGTGATCTGATATGTATCCTCTGTTCCCATTTCAATTTTCAGCGGTGTCCATGTCTCTTCATCGACCCAGACCTTCATGTCAGAACCGAATAGCTCCTCATCCTCTTTTGGGACCAGCTTTAGCACAAACGTATCCCTTCCGCCGAACTCTTCTGTTCCCAGTAGTGAGACATCAGTTTCGTTCAAAAGACTTCCAATGACAGCTGCATAATCCATTTCGAGATTGTCAGGAGTCTCTGGCAATGCCATTATGGTGACCTGATCATTTATCGGATCATAGGTCCATATTTTCTCCCCGTTTGAAACCGTGATCTGTCCTGCCATCTCTTCCGGCAGGATCGTAACACTTTTCATCTTGTCGGGATTTTTCTGGACCATCTCATATTCCATTTCCTGAACGTTACCATCCATTGAAGTTGTCATATGGACCGTTGCAGAAGTATCCTCTATGTTTGCCTGTTTCTCCTGCATCTTCTCAGCTATCTGATCAGCGGTCAGATCCCCACCTATACAACCTGAATTGAAAAGTGCTAAGCACATCAGGAATAATACTAACAATATCTTACATTTCATTTTCATTCATCCACTCATTAATTGTCATTAGACATGCCCCATAAACAGAAAATAACAGGACATTACGAATATTAAATATAATTTTCAAATAAAGTGTAGATATT containing:
- a CDS encoding GAF domain-containing protein translates to MTQLDINSEIVKVINDSPVTIFIWKPEEGWPVEFVSENIRQFGYSPEDFLSGRLKYDDIIHPDDIENVRREVAEYSETGVDNFIQEYRILTASGEVRFIDDRTIVRRDEEGNIRLYEGIVLDISQRKLSETIIDCRNQVLEALASGATLDDVLMRLVRSTERIVPEAISFVMLLDKEKKHLVHAISSHLPHFYKKAIEGLPIGEGIGSCSTAVHTGKRVVVEDIMEHPYWDDLKELASKAGLRASCCEPIISSNNEVFGTFGMYFPEPHNPTKEEIDILKANANLAAIAINNKRVLDDAIESEQKLKVVLNNINDQIYISSLTGRLIAVNQAVVDALGYSRSEMLNTCPSDIVPSKDVRRVSKLMRDIETDGRAIYEAEAIHRDGRKIPLEVSARFMIYDGKKTILSVARDISERKKAEKIRDLEGERLEALVKLNSMAGASLNEITDFAREEAVRLTESSLGYLAFMNADETALIMHSWSKSAMRECGIKDKRFVYPIKTTGLWGEAVRQRKPIITNDYSLPSPTKKGYPEDHVKLTRHMNIPIFDGDHIVAVAGVGNKSEDYDGSDLRQLTLLMQGMWNLIQRKQIEDALKQYSDELKLANEELRSISRMKTEFITERLEDIYSPELSECSILDDEMIMSIDEQQAKAIDSVLINSARLKRLVNSLLYMSQEQAGKIVYTFSRAHVDKLISEALMNLILLIDEKGIDLEVNVPEGLPAIISDKDKLTQTLIILIDNAIKFTPEGGRINIDASEESDHLHLRISDTGPGIQKDLIPHIFQKFYQMEDSMSRMYQGLESGLYICKDIILAHKGYIWIESEKGKGTTFHIKLPIDVVEDDSPNLSKREMIK
- the gyrB gene encoding DNA topoisomerase (ATP-hydrolyzing) subunit B, giving the protein MGEEQAYDASNIQVLEGLEAVRKRPSMYIGSIDGRGLHHLVYEVVDNSIDEALAGYCTKIDVSINHDGTITVVDNGRGIPVGTHPKYNKSALEVVMTILHAGGKFNKDTYKVSGGLHGVGVSVVNALSEWMEAEVQRDGKVYYQRYERGTPTDELLEIGDTDTTGTKITFKPDEKIFETIKFVYETLATRLRELAFLNRGIKISISDDRGEEPVEDVFEYEGGIVSFVEHLNHSKNALHDSPIYFERTKDDTIVEISMQYTDSYADSVFSFVNNINTHEGGTHLVGFKAALTRVANDYIKKNKLSKTDTKLSGEDIREGLTAIISVKITEPQFEGQTKTKLGNSEVKGIVESMVSEGLSEYMEENPKVATAILQKALDAQRAREAAKKARELTRRKSALDVSTLPGKLADCSEKDPSVSELYLVEGDSAGGSAKQGRDRKYQAILPLRGKILNVEKSRLAKILKNNEILAFITAMGTGIGDEYDIEKARYHKVIIMTDADVDGAHIRTLILTLFFRYMKPMIDAGYVYIAQPPLYKVKKGKAEHYVYSDRELAAKLEEIGDKGVGIQRYKGLGEMNPEQLWETTMNPETRTLLQVTMEDAVAADEMFTILMGDDVAPRKQFITTHAKDVANLDV
- the gyrA gene encoding DNA gyrase subunit A translates to MADNIDNDKVQGNDPNTPEDELPFDIQPTDTGEKIIPILIEDEMKNSFMDYAMSVIVSRALPDAKDGLKPVHRRILYAMKEGGITYDKAYKKSARVVGDVLGKYHPHGDTAVYDSLVRMVQDFSLRYPFIDGQGNFGSIDGDSAAAMRYTEVRMDRICDEMLLDIDKDTIAMRPNYDGSLEEPVVLPAKLPNLLINGSTGIAVGMATNMAPHNLTEVIDATRMLIDNPDVTIPELMTAIKGPDFPTGGVILGKQGIRSAYETGRGRVKIRAVAEIEEMKKDKYRIIVTELPYQVNKSKLIEDIAALVREKKITGVSDLRDESDREGIRVVVELTRGTNANVVLNQLYKHTQMQTTFGIINLALVDDVPRELNLKEILRIYLEHRIDVIQRRTQFLLKKAEDRAHILKGLKIALDHLDEVISLIRSSKTVEDAREGLISKFGLDEIQAKAILDMRLQKLTGLERQKIDDEFDELLKQIAEYKSIIESDEKKYGIIRDELSDLRESFGDERRTAIKSSVEELETEDLIPEEDMVVTITNSGYIKRLPVDTYSKQHRGGKGVIGMDTKEEDFVVDIFVASTHNYIMFFTNMGRVHWRKVYEIPEGSRQARGKAIVNLLELGEDELVTAMIPVSEFKEDQYLFMATSTGTIKKTQLSDFSNPRRKGIIAINLVEDDELVNVALTDGSRDMVMVSRHGKAIRFNEEEVRVMGRSAKGVRGMNLEEGDLVVSLDVVDETASLLTVTENGFGKRTEFTEYRSMHRGGRGVITIVTSLRNGPVINVKAVHEDDDVMLTSSEGIIIRIPVKDVRIQGRNTQGVKIMDVRASDKVVGVARIKAEEK
- the pdxS gene encoding pyridoxal 5'-phosphate synthase lyase subunit PdxS, whose protein sequence is MELEKLRHGTELIKRGFAKMQKGGVIMDVVNAEQAKIAEEAGAVAVMALQAVPADIRKEGGVARMADPQIVSEIIDAVTIPVMGKARIGHFVEAEILEALGVDMVDESEVLTPADNKYHIDKTEFTVPFVCGARNLGEALRRINEGAAMIRTKGEAGTGDVSEAVKHMKQILGEIRALKGMTKEELIAVAREIEAPIELVMETAEMQRIPVVNFAAGGVATPADAALMMRMGADGVFVGSGIFKSENPEMMAKAIVEAVNNYDNPEVLAKVSKGIGAGMKGISVDSIPDADILQTRGW
- the pdxT gene encoding pyridoxal 5'-phosphate synthase glutaminase subunit PdxT, which translates into the protein MRIGVIAIQGDVSEHVEALERALDERGEQAEIVTIKHSGIVPECDALVLPGGESTTLGKLLMREGIADEIRDMNASGKPIMGTCAGLILLASAGDEQVAKTHQHLLGLMDTQVNRNAFGRQRDSFEIGLELPFLNEPYNAVFIRAPGIIDSGNDVTILARIDDMIVAAEQGNVLALAFHPELTFDTRVHQYFLDKLF
- a CDS encoding pyridoxamine 5'-phosphate oxidase family protein, coding for MVKLSDEMKAEYAKMKIFPFATASKDGVPNVIPIGMCFLQEDAETIWIVDNFFNKTRENLAENPKGAIYVWGPDIQGCFQIKGDIEVIDSGEEYDTMYKMVKARGEHFPAKFLVKMKITEVFECKGGPGAGDKLL
- a CDS encoding DUF4367 domain-containing protein; the protein is MKMKCKILLVLFLMCLALFNSGCIGGDLTADQIAEKMQEKQANIEDTSATVHMTTSMDGNVQEMEYEMVQKNPDKMKSVTILPEEMAGQITVSNGEKIWTYDPINDQVTIMALPETPDNLEMDYAAVIGSLLNETDVSLLGTEEFGGRDTFVLKLVPKEDEELFGSDMKVWVDEETWTPLKIEMGTEDTYQITVEYRDFEVNKGISDDEFEFEIPEGAEVIEIDDFEDLLPVEMTLEEAQDASEFEILVPSYVPEGYELDHVTYSANSLTAGLKESVTLFYSSEDLLILISESFYDGENDSNSLSPMVESETVSINGVEGELYSMYGGTMMLQWETGDVIMSITGVLEEDEIVQIAESME